AGTAGTTTAGCAGCAAGACTGTGCGACAGATTAACTCATTTTGAGCGTGTGGTTTGGGTGGGGTATCTGGACGAAGCGAGTTTGGTAAATCGCCTCACTGAGAAGTTGAACTTGCAGCCGCTACGAGAAGCTTTGCAAAATCCCGATGAGGAACTCAAATTTCGACTTAAACAGGTGTTCCAGCAGCGAGGAGACGCAGGAGAAAAGCCGTTTTTGCTGGTATTGGATGATTTTGAACTCAATTTACAACCGCGAGAACAAACTCATGTGTTGCAAACTGATGCGGTGGAAGTTCTCAAATCTCTGGTGTGGGCGATTCGGGAAACTTACACTTTGCATCGGATAATTATTACCAGTCGCTACGATTTTCAGTTCACTCAGTTGCAGTATTTTTATAAGCAGCCCTTGGAAGCATTACACGGGGCAGATTTGCGAAAAAAGTGTAGTCGTCTGGAAGCTTTTAAGAATGAGTCTTCGGTAGAGAAAGCTTTACAGACGCAAGCGCAAAATTTAGCTGATGGAAATCCTCGCTTGTTGGAATGGTTGGATAAGTTGTTGTGTAATCCTGATTCGATTTCTAAGTTTGGGGGAGAGAGTTCGGTTGCAGCAATTTTAACTCAATTGGAAACTAATCCGGTGGAGTTGCGAGAACAAGTTTTAGCCGAGTCGCTGCTGGAACAAATTGATACTGCGATGCGGGAAATGCTTTCGCGAGGCTTGATTTTTAAGTTACCTGTACCCAGAGAAGCTTTCTCTCATGTCGTTACTTGTCATTCTGAAGATGACCTAACTTGTCATTCTGACCGAAGAGAAGAATCTCAAAGTCATTCTGAAGATAACCTAACTTGTCATTCTGACCGAAGGGAAGAATCTCAAACACAGCTTAAGCGGGCTGTAGCTTTGGGATTACTAGAAGTAAGTCCCGATGAATCCCTACGAGTACCGCGCATCTTACCTTTAGAAATGCCTCCAGATGGAGAAACTTTAGCACAACTAGGCGCACAAGTGCTGTATCGCCTCTGGTGGAAAGAAGCAGAAACCTCAACTGAGGAACAAAGGCTGGAAATACATCGCTTGGCTTTGCAGGGGAAAATAGAAAAAATTGCTGTCGGAATAGCAATTACTTTGACAAATTACTGGATTAAGCGAAGCCGATTTCGCGAAGCTGAGGAGTTGTGTCAAGCTACTCTCGAAATTACTGAAAATTACCGAGTTCAGCATAACTTAGCTGTATCTGAGTATCAATTAGGAAAAGTAAATCAAGCCCAAGCAGATTATCAACAAGCTTTAGATGATTGTCCCGCAGAAGACGAGACTCACAAAGCTGCTATTATCCACAATCTAGCAAGTCTCAAAGCTGATACTGGGGACATTGAAGGGGCGATCGCCCTTTACCAAAAGTCTCTCACACTCAAAAAACAAATTGACAACGTTCAAGGTCAAGCTGCGACTTTACACCAACTAGCAATTCTCAAAGCTAATAGGGGGGAAATTGAAGCCGCGATCGCCCTATTTCAAGAGTCTCTCACACTCAATGAACAAGTTGACAACATTCAAGGTCAAGCAATGACATTACAGTGGTTGGGATGGTTAGCAGCAACTATCTACAAAGACTTTGATACAGGACTCAATTATTTACACAAATCTTGGG
The sequence above is a segment of the Oscillatoria salina IIICB1 genome. Coding sequences within it:
- a CDS encoding tetratricopeptide repeat protein, producing SSLAARLCDRLTHFERVVWVGYLDEASLVNRLTEKLNLQPLREALQNPDEELKFRLKQVFQQRGDAGEKPFLLVLDDFELNLQPREQTHVLQTDAVEVLKSLVWAIRETYTLHRIIITSRYDFQFTQLQYFYKQPLEALHGADLRKKCSRLEAFKNESSVEKALQTQAQNLADGNPRLLEWLDKLLCNPDSISKFGGESSVAAILTQLETNPVELREQVLAESLLEQIDTAMREMLSRGLIFKLPVPREAFSHVVTCHSEDDLTCHSDRREESQSHSEDNLTCHSDRREESQTQLKRAVALGLLEVSPDESLRVPRILPLEMPPDGETLAQLGAQVLYRLWWKEAETSTEEQRLEIHRLALQGKIEKIAVGIAITLTNYWIKRSRFREAEELCQATLEITENYRVQHNLAVSEYQLGKVNQAQADYQQALDDCPAEDETHKAAIIHNLASLKADTGDIEGAIALYQKSLTLKKQIDNVQGQAATLHQLAILKANRGEIEAAIALFQESLTLNEQVDNIQGQAMTLQWLGWLAATIYKDFDTGLNYLHKSWEILKYIQSPEAENVRQYINRVQQMKDDAQQ